The nucleotide window CAACACATTATAGGTGTCGCATTACAATCCACTGTAAACACACAACCTCGTTAATATCAGAAATTTGGATCCGATTAGACTACAGACAGTCTTCACTAATACACTTCAAGTCTGTCAACTATACCCCTGTGACGTGTTTCTGTCTTTATAACACCTCCACTGAACTCACATGCCTAGATCAGGTCTATGTGTCGCTTGCAATTGTGAATATTCCGCCCTTCCCTACCACTGTCAAGATGTACATCCTCACCAAGCTGCCTGGCAGCCGTATCATTTTGGATCATCGGTCCCATTCTGCCCTTGCGGCAAACCGCTGGTCGGCCTCGGGGACTTCGCTCCACCGGGATGGTGCGATGCGATGTGCTCTGTGGAGAGTACCCGAAAAGTATACCCACTTGATCGTCCGACACCCCCTCCGGAGATCATTATAAACCCTGAGTGCGAGGATGTTGGTAATGAGACTACTACACTGCCTGTGGATGACGCACCTCCTCCTCGGACAATACAGGAGGAAGCGGATCGCCTGGTCGAATCCATAGTCGATTGCGATACCCTACGGACGCTGTTGGATGAGGCCATCTCAGCGCAGCAGCTAATGGATGAGTCTTCCGCGTCCCCACCTTCTCCTGCAACTCCCCCACCCCCCGCACTTCCGCCTTCTCCCCCACCAGCACAATCACCAGCGCCTGCCCCGCCATCACCGTTCTTGGGGCCCGTCGCGGATCCCCTTGTGGGGTCTCCTGACACGTCATCACCAGCGATCATATACGATGCTGACGAATCCGAGCGCGTAGTTCGGACCGCTATACAAGATCGGTATCAGAACATGGTCGAATCGGCAAGAGAGGAACGCCGTGTACAAGCGCTCGCCGTCGAGCGTAAGCGGagtgagaggaagaagaagggggaggacGCCGCATCGGCCAGGCGTTTAAGGGTTGGTGAAATTCGACGCAACATGACCGCCACCGTATGCCCTTTATGTAATGAGGTGCCCAAATCTTTTTCCGATCATATTAGGACATCTCATCGGAACGACCAACTGTCTTCTGCTACTCTAGCGGAGCATGGTCTGTATGGGTGTGCCTCAGGCCGTCCCTTCGCCAGCAGCCAGGGATTGAGCTCTCACAAGAACCGTGTAGGCTGTACGATTGAGTCTCCATGTGGCACCAATTCGCGACGAGGCCACGATGATACATCGCCCTCCCCCTCTTCACCGAACTCACCTCCACCTGCTCTACCGGAGGTGGCCGACTTGTCTATTCCCATCGCGGACTCAAGCCCTGCCGATCCTCCGCTTACTCTACATGCCGCTATCGAGGCTGGcactccacctccaccaccagCCTCTTCCGGTGATGCGAATGATCCTGCTGTCGTTGCATCTGCTCGAAGGGAGGATGATGCTACTGAGCGAGACTGCCCTGTTTGCGGTCTCCCACGTAAACACGTTCTCAACCATATCCGGAGCTGCCATGGGTTTCACCGTTTCACACCTGATGAGATCCGGGATTTTCCTGAATGGGATATATGCGATGGTGGTCAAGTTTTCATGGCGGGCAGAGGCATAGCCAGTCACCGCCTCGgcacctcctgctcctcgGAGTCTCCCTGTGACCTAGTGGCTAGGCCACGAGACGAGGCAGCGAACCCTGTTGAGCCTGCTGCGCCTGCTCGTCCAACTCAGGATTGCCCTATTTGTCACAAGAAGGGCTACCATAACCTCCTCTCCCACCTTCGTACCTCCCATAAGCATTCTCAGTTCACCGAGGAGCATGCCCGAGCGTCAGGCCTGGCGCTTTGCCCAGTCTGTGAGAAGCTCGTAAACGGTGGCCCATCGCTACACCGTCACCTTCTGGCGTGCCAGAGAAATAACAAGCCGGGCAGGAATATCTCCCGCTTTCCGGTCACGCAAAAAGCCACTGCGTATCCCGGTATCTGCCACCTGTGCAATAATGGACTACGCCACACGTGCGTCCTGGTCCATTTCCGATTATACCACGGTGATCACACCTTCTCGGCGAGTGAGGTTGAACCGTACGACTTGTTGGCGTGTGATTGTGGTAGGCCCATCGCTGATAAACAAGGCATGGGTATACACCGTGCCCTCTACTGCCCGCTCAGGGTGCAACGTCCAGTCACTCATAGCTTGCAACCGATGAGCGATGAAAGTATCCCGACGGACACTCTACGGTCCTCCCTCGGACCCCCTGAAGACCCGATCCGACATCTCTTAGTGTTGCCTACTACTTACAAGCCGGTCCCAATTTCGGTTGTAGGCTCATTTATACTTGCTGCGGAACGTTCGGCAAGAGCCTTCATCGATAATCCGTCAGATGACACCTTACTTGACGTCCTATCCATTCCCAAGGTTGCACTAGCGCAGGGATTGATGGTAGATGCTAATTCGGCAAAAGTCAAGCTCCATGCTCACCCCAATGTCGAGTGGGGCCGATGCGTTCCTCCAACCCCACAACCAGCTTCCACTGGGGAGACTGTCACCAAGCTGATCCGTTCCGGCCGTTTATCTTCCGCCGCGAGAGTTTTAGATGGCGAAGCTACAGTGGCCACTCCAACCCCTGAGGTGCTGGAACAGCTGTCCGCCAAACATCCATCTGGACCTGCTGACCCATTCCGGGTTGTCGCTTTGCCTCGGAAACAACGATTCGATCCTCCTTCCAGAGGGGACCTCGACTTGGCCTTCCGGTCGTTCCACTATGACACCTCACCGGGTGCATCTGGTTGGACCGTTCCACTCCTCAAAACCGCAATGCGTTCTGATCTCTTCTGTgacttcatcctccatcttaCACATCTCATCGAGAAGGGTGAAGCCCCGGGGCGGAAATACCTCTGCGCATCGCGTCTGGTCCCtctggagaagaaagatggtggCGTACGCCCCATCGCAGTGGGTGACCTGATCTATAGACTGTGTGCTAAGATTATACTCCAACGCCGTTTCGATAAGGACATGCTGGCACCGTTTCAGTTCGGCGTCGGCACCAGAGGTGGGGTGGAACCTGTCACTCGAGCCATTGAATTGTGCCTCGCCGGTCGGGTAGAAGGTAACTTCACCCACATAGCCATCCTTGACTTTATGAATGCTTTCAACACTATCGACCGAGAACAAGTCGCGAAGAGCTTGGCAGAGTTTGCACCTGATCTTTTCCATGCGGTCATGTGGGCATACAATGACCCCTCTGAACTGTTCGTCCGAACAGGCCCTGATGATGTGGAAGTCCTCCTGTCATCGCAGGGGGTTAGGCAAGGCGATCCCCTGAGCGCTTTCCTGTTCTCTGTCGCGATCCGCCCGATCCTCGAATCCCTCCAAGCCGCCCTTGGTCCGCGATACCAAATCTTGGCCTATCTTGATGATATTTACATCATCGGGCCGGACGGAAGCGTTCGTGACCGTGCCATTGACTTCTTCAAAGACTGCAATGCTCCCATATTAATCAATCCTAACAAGAGCACATTGTACTCCTTTGAGGAAATCGATACCGACGGCCTGAAGGCTTTGGGTACCTGTTTGGGCCCTGCCGATGTCAGGAAAAACTTTCTCCtcgacaaagctgatcatctacaCGCCACTCTCCGGCGCACCCAAATGCTGGACCACCAGGATGCGCAGCTCCTTATCAGCAAGTGTTATCAACAACGGTACCGCCACCTCTTGAGGACCTGCCCCTCCGATGATATACTTGAATCGTGGGAGGCTTTTGACTCAGCTCTCATGGCTGCAGTGCGACACCTCGTTGGTGCACGTCAGCCCCGCCCCATTGGGGATGGGGAAAAACCACTTGATGAACAATTGTCATCGCTACCAATTCGGATGGGTGGCCTGGGTATCCTCTCCTACCAGGAATGTGCTCCTCATGCCTACGCGGCTGCCAGCGATTCTGCCTCTGAAGTCCTGGCCCCGATTCTACCGGGAGTCGAGGCCGTTCGAGATTCAAAGTCTCAGCATGATAGGTGCCAAGAAATATTTGCTGAACGACACGCAGCCCTATTGAATAGTTTACCGCCGATAGAGCAAGCTTTGGTCAGTGAAGCTGCTTCCCCCGTGGGACGGATGTGGTTGGGAATCATCCCGTACTCCCCAGCCCTCAAACTCAGCAATGCTTGCGTGTCGATTGCTTTGCAGATCCGCACGCTCACCTCCGGAGTTGGCGAGTCATGTAGGACCTGCCGCCGACGCACCGATGTATTACATTTTGAATGCTGCGGCACCGGACGTGGGACTCTGACCTACCGACACAACGGCGTGCAAGACGCCATAGCTGCCGCCTTTAGAGCTTTACCGAATGCTCAGGTGCAGATTTCACCTCGGATGTATGGGAGCTTCAACCGATTCCACGACATCCGCCTTATTGGCTCCGCCAGGACAGGAATAGCCAATGTGGACTTAGATGTCACGGTGGTCTCCCTAGGATCAACCTCTGCTCGCTACTCATATGAGCACCTGGTCGACCCGCTACCCGACACCGCGGCACCTGCCGACATTGCCCGACACTTCGCGGACCTGCATCTCGACAGTATGGCGCAAGCGAAGCGCGACAATATTCCGCTAGCAACTGCTAATGCGACCGCTGCATTACCCTTTAGACCGATAGTTTTTTCAGTAGGTGGGttgatggaaagaggaacgGAAGCGGCATTTAaggaatggaagaaagcgatgaaaCCATGGGTgtattcgaagatgatgtgtGATATAGCTGTTTCCTTGCTGAAATCGCGCGCATCGGCGTTTAGCTTATAGGTATCTCGGAACGCCACACGGTGCTTTGACCCGGGATTatctgatttgattccgttaTTGCCTTCGTCTTTGacgtcttcgtcttgacAATCTCTTTGTTGCAGGTGAACCTCTTTAATACGTTATACATACCTATGTAGATGACATCTCTTCTATGCATCATCCCTCAAAACATCCAAAATGGCCGAACAAACCCAAAGTGCCTTCCAAAAGCAACCCATCTTCCAAAACGCCAAATCCAGAGGTGCGTTGTAGTCTTCCAAGCATCGAAATAGGACTAGAAATGGAGGAGTCAAACTGGAATCGTTGAAATGAGAGATGAAATGCTGACTTTTCGTTTTTCTCACTCGctgctctttctctctcgACCTCAATCGCTTTCGAATGTCGCTCTCACCGTCCTGGAACTCTCACTTTCAACTCTTCAATGGATCTGATGGAATCTGGGTGATTATCGATAATGGATTTTTCGTTAATTATGATGGATGGATCTGGCACAATTGGGTTGAAACTATATAGGTGGAAAGAGGGTCAACGCTAAGACCAAGAGATGGTACAAGGATGTCGGTCTCGGATTCAAGACCCCTACTGGTGAGTTGCGTGGTGTCGTGCTGTCGTTTTTTTCTGCAGTGTTGTGTTTCTGCGCACACTCTGCTATGAAGACATGATATCCTTGCGCTCCTCACTAGTATACTTCATTGGACATTCCCCTGCTCTTTTCATGCTCACAGAACACTGCGCTGACTCTGTCTGTCTTTTCTCTTTTGTCCCCTGTCGCAGAGGCCATCAACGGTACTTACATTGACAAGAAGTGCCCTTTCACCGGTGACGTCTCcatcagaggaagaatttTGACCGGTACCGTCCACTCTACCAAGATGACcaacaccatcatcatccgacgAGAATATCTGCACTTCATCCCCAAGTACCGACGATACGAGAAAAGACATAAGAACCTTGCCGCCCACTGTTCCCCCGCTTTCCGAGTTGAACAAGGTGACCAAGTTACCGTTGGTGAGTGGAGTGACCGTGATCCTACTTTCAAAACTCTTTACCCGTTTCGCCTACACCACGTATCACGACAACAAGCATATACTGATGGTCATGCTTCAATCGCAGGACAATGTCGACCTCTCTCCAAAACCGTCCGATTCAACGTTCTCCGAGTATCCAAGAACAAGGCCGCCAAGGGTTTCGCCAAGTTCTAAAGGAATAAACTGGATAGGTTGTTCTGATGGGTTCTAGGGAGCAGTGTATACTTTGATGCATAGCATTATCACAGATTTCCATGCGCCTTTCGTTTTGATATGTGAGGTGGAGCCATGCGGCAGCAACGGTCAACCAGGTGGAAACCTCAGGAAAGTTGAGACAACCACACATGCGGCTGAAGCTTTCTCGGAAAGATTGGCCATGCGCTCGAGTCACATTACGTTCAGATCAGTCAGTCTGGCAGTTGCAAGCTTTGACTTGTTGAATGTGAAGCGAGACAATCTGTACATAAGGGAAGTATCTCTTTCCAAGAAAGCAGGGGGCCTCCACTCGCAGCGTCCACTTGTCATTTCCATAGTCAGGTCACATTTGGTGACCGAATCCGAGAAACAGTCTTGTTCCTCTCTTTCATCCATCGCACATGAGCACTTCTGAAATCTGGTCCCCTGGCGGAGATGCCTGTCTCTGAGCGCACACCGCTCTTGTCCGGACAGCACGCAGAGGCAGGTCCAAGTCGTCTTCCCTCAGCTAAACCGACCGCAGACACATATCTCAGCTGGACCCTGTATGACGAGGCGAATCGCTTGATATCTCACctcaaagcttcttcctccgatgaTCATCCACCAGCTGTGCAGTGCAAACAAGCAACTCTGGCAATCTACATATACGCCCTTCACCTCTTGGATCCACATAGACGCACTGTACATGCCTCGATCAGAGCTAGATTGGCTGAAACAGAAGTCGGAAGGCGTTTGAGAGAGATCTTGAACGATAAGATCGAGGATCTGTTAGATTGTGTATGCGGGTACGAGCATGACGTCCAGAGTGACAGCGGGATCGACGATCTTGCGCATGAAAACAAGAGGCTGCAGCAGATCTTTTGGATAAAGTGGAGAGTGCAAGGGAGCGATGAATTCCTGAGTGGTACGTGTCTTATACCATTCTTCGAGCTTACAATCGATAGCTCACACAGGTAAATTGTAATAAGCTATCGACCTGTTGCTTCCTCCTTATCGCATCAGCCCTTCCTCGCCTTTCTTATCGCATCCTACAGTCCGTCATGTCATAGACCACACTTGGTCGAAAGGGTTGATGTCCCCACACAGGGAGGATAGCAGATGGATTGGCAAGGTTGGACCAATTGTTACCCCTGCGTAAGCCTCTCATGTCAACTGATCTGTGAGACCGAAGCTAGCGGCAGCTGATGATTCATCGATGTAGACGACTTCACGCCTTGCATCTGGCATCATTCCTGGTTCTATACGGGCTGAGTCTGAGCATAGCGCTATCTCCTGGAGGCCGGATATCTCCTTTCAAtattgaagatgatgatcgcGGTACCCGACTCAGCTCGAGGGAAGTATGGTGGATCATCTGGGCAGGCGGCAATCTCATCCATGTAAGTGCTCACACCTCTGTTTTCACAAATGTCAAGAGCTGAAGTACACGCAACGCCGAAACAGTCCTTTCAATATTCTACCTCCGCAACTCGACGAATCCTCCTCTTACCCGTTCACCTGGCAGCACTCTTCGCCCTATTCCCTTCATACCTACCCATCTCCTACAACCTAGTCCTCCTTTCTATTCCCACACTCACGTTCGCCCTCATTCTACCAGCTGCGCCATCATTGCCGATCCTCGTCAAACCGCTTCTACCACTTTCGATTCTCCTCCGCAGGATATTGAGCCGGACTATCAGGTCAGCCGGGTTGATTATGCCCTTAGTACTCGGGCTGCTCGTGCTTTTCAGTTGGTCTATGAATGGAGATATCTTCAGAGGGTTCTACCAATTCCCCCTTTCGCTATCTGCCATTGCAGACTCCAGCAATCGGACTCTCATCGAGCGATACATCGACAATCCTGCGAGAGGATCGCTTCGAAGCATTGCGGAACCCGTAGAAGATGGGATATCTCCATTCCCAGCTCGTCTAGCTATCTTCGTCACCCTTTCAGTACTCCTGATATTCTCCATCGTATTATCGGCTGCTAGAGCCATAATGATACCCCTCGAGCGatgggacgaagaagccgCCAAAAGATGGAAAGGCGCTATCAAGGAAGGCGATGATTGGGAAAAAGAATATGGGGTTGTGGTAGCGCGACAAGCTAGAGAGGCGTTCTGTTGCGCTGTTAATCATTACGCATGGCTACCCTACCGCAGCGACCACACTGAAGTGTCTGATGCGGAGCAAGGTCCAAGAGGGAGTTCAAGAGATTTTCCAGGCTGGGATAACGGTTTGCATGATCTGACAGCTGGACCTGATCTTCTGTCTCCTCTTAATTTGGTCACTATACCTCTAGAGATCTTAGCTGTGATCCCTAGCGAGCGGCTGAGGGTTAGAATAAAATACGCGGCGTGTCTGATTAGGATCATTTTGGCGGGACTGCTTTGTTTACCTATCTACTTGATCTCGCTTCTCATAGATCGGATCCGGTCTAGATGACCCCCCTGTATGTATATCAGCGATAGATGCACGCTACGCATTTCCCTCGGTGTAGCAGATTGTAGATGATCAAAGTTGGCGCTGTGCTTGTAAGATATGGTTCAGCCcaatgatgatttgatctaGTCTGATCGGAACTACTTTAGTGTGAGAAGCTAAGAATGTGCCGTCTGAAAGACTACATTCATACATTTTGGCTTGTCGAAGTCACGCTAAGGATCGGATCTTGGCATGGTCTTGGACACATAGTCATGTATACATTCGACCACGCCTAGACTTGAGATTGTCTTCCGCTCGTAGTGCGTAACAAGTAGTCGATACAGTAATGGCGAAACTGTCGACATGAAAAGGTGTACGAAATTATTCGGAGACATTCGGTTCAAACCGACGACCGAAGACGCAATCGATCGGCCGCGGTATCGTTACCAAGATACATTGCCTGCCTTAAGTGACCTGCCTTAAGTGATGCATGTCCGATCGTGTATACGATAAAGAAGGCCGGATGTAATTCTGAAGTGGGTCCTTACCGAAGCCATGGAGAGAGACAAGGCATCAACCAGTCCCAAAGTCTCGGAATAGTAGCTTGCTCTCAATTGTATTGTCTTGTTCATGCCTAATTAAGCGCCGAGCTGCATTACCGGAAATTCCTAGGTCATCCTTCCAGTCCTTTGGTCCGGTGCCTCGTTGCCGAATGTCCCGGATCTTCAGGGCGATCAAAATTGAACAAAAGGCAATTAACTCTAAATCCCAAGCCGAAAATGGTTGTCTTTTGTCTGCTCTCTTTTGTTATTTCTTCTCTATCTGCTTCGGTTCGGACCTCAACAATGCTTTACGAGTGCAGTACAAGTGAGACATGTCCCACGGCCGATATAGTCACCGATTGCTTCAGAACAGGTAATTgctctcgctcttcttccgggTGCATCGCTCAGAAGCGGACGCATTTATAAATCAATCGTTTGATGTCATTCTCACTGATTCGGCTTTGACACTGCCAGTAAGCTCGCAACGCAACGAGTGTACGCCCTGACTCATTCTCAGATCTCCCTTTAATTGCGCGATGGGAAAAGACGGAGTAATTCTTTAAGCAGACTTTGAGAGGAACGACTAGTCGAGAAACGTGATAGCTTTAACCCCTCTCCTTCACTACCATCTTGAGCATGAACGATTCCACGCGCAGAATCAGGAAGAAGTATGACGATGTCTTGTATTCTCGGTCAGTGCaaagatgatcagatcgttcTCGGAAGAATCGCAATCCATTTCGTCCTGTTTTTGGTTTCGTTCCAGTGCTGATGCGTTGTAGAGAAGAATTTCTCATTGTTCTTGGCAATTACGTTACTTATGTCATTTTATGgctttttctcttcttctcttttcttctcttcttctctttttgACGCTTGTTTATGCCTAAAATGCAGCCTTTGTAGTTTATGCTTGTGACGCCAACAATTACGCATACGCCCACGGAGACGGACGGGGTCCAGCATGCACCACAGGAaggacgagcgagaagatAGGACAGCTGCAGTGAGAGGGGCCAGCGAGACAATAAACCTCCTTAACCTGGAGAGAAGACAATGCGAATACGTCAGTCGGTGGCGTTCTGCACAATAGACCGATAGATCTTTCTCACTTTTCCGGTTGGTCTCACTTCGGACAAACTTGGAACATGCAATATCCTTCGGTTGGCGGATTTGATGAAGTTTTTCTGTTGGGAATTGTGATATACCTTATTGTTAGTGAAAAGAATGGTAAGATATATAATTAACAAGATAGACCGAGACACACACACAATTTGTCCCATGATCCCATAATTAATTGTTTTTGATCGTACCTTATTATTATAATCACTGTCGATTTTCGtgctcatcaacaacgcGCGTAGAAAGGCATATACGTATACGCAAAGATAAAGAAATGGAAGAATGATCGTACCTCTAATTCTGACCGCCGCTTTGGCAGCCCGATCAGTTCGAGCTACCGCATATGTCGGGTGTGTAGATCCAGCGAACATCCCCGCTGGATCGGATGCCACCACGGGTACGGATGTCAGTGGCTGTATCGTGAGTGATCAAAGGGTACTACAATCTGCCTGATGAGGAATACTGATCATAGCTCTTAGGCATattgctcttcctcgtcgatccCTTATGCCTTCTATAGCAATGTGGACGGAAGCTGTACATGCGGGAGCGCATCAGGAGACCCAAGCATTTACGAGGAATCGCAAAATACTGGGGGATCTTGCGCATCCGACCAAGCTTCGGTGAGTTCCACTGCGCCGATTCGTTTGCGTTGACACAATTGCTGATGGTCTGTACCGATCAGGTATGGCTTGACGATACACCCTTCAGCTTCCAAGGGTGTACGGAAGAGACGCAGACCGGCGGAACCACTCGATCGACGTTTC belongs to Kwoniella dejecticola CBS 10117 chromosome 10, complete sequence and includes:
- a CDS encoding 40S ribosomal protein uS17; the encoded protein is MAEQTQSAFQKQPIFQNAKSRGGKRVNAKTKRWYKDVGLGFKTPTEAINGTYIDKKCPFTGDVSIRGRILTGTVHSTKMTNTIIIRREYLHFIPKYRRYEKRHKNLAAHCSPAFRVEQGDQVTVGQCRPLSKTVRFNVLRVSKNKAAKGFAKF